The DNA region CACCACAAGCGTTCCGCGCGCGCGTCGACCACGGCGTAGCGGCGCGGACCCGGAGGTGTGCGGCCTGGTCTGCGGATCAGCAGCACCCTCGCGCCCACCTCGGCCGCCTGCGCGGTGACCGACGCGGCGATCGACGCTGGCAAGTCCGACTCCCACAGCGCGTCGGCTCCCCACGGACCAGGCTGCTCGATGAGCACCCAGCGGCGGACCGGCGGCGCGCTGGCGCCGATGAGGTCGCCACGGCGCAGGCAGCCGTCCGAGCAGCGCTCGCGGATCACACCACATCACCCATGGGGACCAGGATCGCTTCCCGGAGCAGCCTGCGCACCAGGACGATCTGGTCGGCCACGGGCAATCCCCCGATCCTCCCGACCACACACGGCTCCCCGCTGAGCAACTCGGCGAGGGCGGCGGCGGTCGTTTCGGGCAGGGAGAGCTGGTCGCCGGGGATGTCGAGCAGCACCCGTCCGTCGCGCGCGTCGAGCCGGAACCGCAGGCCGGGCCGGACTTTCACGCGTGTGCCCGCGGCCACCGCCCGAGCGGCGGCGACCTGGGCGAGCGGGCTGACCGGACTCGGCCGGGTGCCCTGCCAGACCAGGTCGCGCAGGACTCGCGCGACCGCGCCCGAGTCTGGGGCCAGCCTGCCGAGCTCGGCCACCACCTCGGCGATGTGCGGGGCGAGCTGGTCGGGGTCGGCGGCGTCGATGCCCAGCGGGAGGGTGGCCCGCAACTCGGGCAGACCGCCCGCGAGCTTGAGCAGCGCCTCGACGATGGCATACCTGGTGAGGACGTGGACGCCGACGGTCAAGTGCGCGGAGACGCCGCCGAGCGCGGTCGCGGAATGCAGGTACCCACGCGGCAGGTAGAGCGCGTCACCGGGTTCGAGCGCGGTGTCGATCAGCGGCTCCTCGGCGGCCCGCGCCTCGACGGCGGCCCGGCGCCGATCCCACGGCTGGTCGCGCAGCGGATCGGGGTGCACGGGGGCGTGGATCAGCCAGCGTTTGCGGCCGTCGAGCTGCAGGACGAAGACGTCGTGCACGTCGTAGTGCGCGGAGAAGCCGCGGGAGGAGGGCGGGGTGATGTAGGCGTTGATCTGGACCGGGTGGCCAAGGTCGACGCCAAGCCCGCCGCCGAAGTCGATCAGCGGGGGCCAGAGCCGGTGCAGGGCTTGGAGAACCAGGGTGCTGCCGTCGTCGAACAGCCGGGTGACCTTGTCGTCGGCGACCTGGTCGGCGATCTCCGCGCCGACGCCACCGCCCCGGGTGAACTGCCAGGACCCGAGGACGGCGCCGTCGCGGGCGACGCGCAGGAACGGGGACCGCAGGCCGCGACGGGAGAGGAGTTCGTCGACGTCGGTGAGCGTCAGGAGGTCGTCGAAGGGCTTTGCGAGGTCGGCGGCTTTGCTGAGCAGGGGCGCGCGTCCCCAGTGGACCGAGGCGAACTCGCCCGGCTCAGCCGAGATACACCGGCGCAGGGCCGGGCGGTCCGGGGACCGCCCGGCCGAGAGTGGCTGCTCACCCACCCGCACCGCCATCGGCACCGCCGTCGGACCCACCGCCCGCTCCACCGTCGGCACCGCCGTCAGCGCCACCGTCCGCGCCGCCGTCGCCGCCACCGGATCCAGAGCCACGGCCCGCGCCGCTGTCGGCACCACCATCGGCGCCACCGTCGCCGCCCGCGCCGGAGTCGGCGCCACCGTCGTTACCCGCGCCGCCGTCAGCGCCTCCGTCGGCACCGCCGTCGTGGCCCGCGCCGCCGTCAGCACCGCCATCTGCGCCGCCGTCGTGGCCGCCCGGTCGTCCGGTCGCGCCGCCGTCGGAGGGGCCGTGGGATCCTGTGCCGCCACTGCGGATGTCGTCGTCTTCCAGGGACATCTCGTCCTCCCAAGCTCGGCGTTGCTACCTCTGACGCCGACCTGGTACCCCCATCCGGGGGTTTCCATGCCTCAGACGCGCTCTTTGGTCATTCGACCGTGCGGCGGTAGCGAACCTGGCGGTGGGCCCCGGGCTGGGCGAACCTGCGGATCAGGTACGTGAGCGCGGCGCCGATCAGCAGCCACACGATCGCCGCGGCGCCGTAGTTGAAGAGCACCGCGAGCTTGTCCGACGCCGGGGTGAACAGGCCGTCGAAGCCGAGCGACACGGCGTCGGCGAACCCATCCACAAAGGACGCGAACCCGTTGTTCGGGTTGGCGTCGGCCAAGGTCAGGATGATCTTGGTGGCCAGGACGACGGCGAAGAGTCCACAAAGGAAGTTGATGAAGCCGCACACCATGCTGATCGCACGGCCGCGCGACACGGCACTGTCCTCGACGCGCTCGTGGACGACCTGCTCCTCGCCGGGCAGCGGTCCGCGCGGGTCATGCTCTGGATACGTCATTACCCGATGGTCGCACCGTCGCGGGCCACCCGCTTGACAACTCAGGCGAAGCGCTGCTCCAGCCGGTCGAGCGTGGCGCGGATGCCCTTGAGGTTCTTGCCCGGGAATTTGACCAGTTCCAGCAGGAACCCGATGCGCGCGGTGGACCAGTCGAAGGTCTCGGTGACCTCGGTGCGCCCGTCGCCAAGGTCGCTGAGCTGCCAGCGCCAACGGTGGCCATAGAAGTGGCGCCACGCGATGAGCCGGTTCTCCTCGAACTCGACCACGGTGTTGAGGATCTTGTACGGCAGCCCCATGTGCATGTCCATGCCGAACTTGTCGCCGAGCGCGAGCCGCCGCGGCCCCTTGGACCGCGCGGCCTTCACCGTCCCGGAGCCGTCGATGAGCGGGTGCTTGTCCGGGTCGACCAGCAGCTCGAAGATCTCCGCGGCGGGCGCGGAGATGATGCGGGTATCCGAAACCTGACGGTTTGCCATTCCGAAAGCCTAGTGCAGCACCGCGTTGATCCTTCGGGGTATCGGCGGATCCAGGTTTCCGCTGGGCGTGCGGCCGGAAGGCGACTTGTACTGGGTGTACCAGCGCCTTTCGGCCGTACGTCCAGCGGGAAGCTGGGCCGTCGAGACCCCGAAGGATTAGCGCGGTGCTGCACTAGGCCAGGCCCGGCTCGTCGGGCAGGTGAGCTGTGTCATTGAAGCGGCGGGTGTACCAGGTCGACCCGTCCACCACGACCTGCGAGATCGACCCGTTGTCGGCCCCGACGAAGGCGAAGGCCGCCGACTTCGCCGCCGCCGCGATCACCGCGCCGATAACGCCGCCGTGGGTGAACACCGCCACCCGCTGACCCGGATGCGCCGCCGCGAGGCGCTCGATCCCGGCCCGCACCCGCCGCTCGAACGCCTCGGCTGGCTCGGCGCCCGGGATCACGTCCCACCGCTGTTCCGCGCGCATCCGCAGCGCCACCGGGTCGCCCGCGGCCACCTTCTGCCGGAACAGCCCGCCTTCCCACTCGCCGAGGTGCACCTCCCGCAGGTCCGGCTCGACGACCGGCTCGATCCCCAGCGCCGCCGCCAGCGGTGCCGCGGTCTGCGCGGTCCGGCGCAGGGTGGTGACGTAGATGGCGTCGATCTTCTCCTCGCGCAGCCGCGCCCCGACCCGCTCGGCCTGCTCCTGCCCCTCCGGGGCCAGCGGCGGGTCGCCCTGGCCGTCCATCAGGTCGAACCGCAGGCCGGGGACGGCCGCAGCGGATTCGCCGTGCCTGATCAGCAGGATGTCGGCGGCGTTGGGCGGGGCGATGAACCGGGGCTGGCGAAGCGGGCGTGTCGACACACCCACAGCAGACCCGCCACCCGCGCCGACCGTCAACCGATCGCGCGACGGATCACTCCGGCGATTTAGGGGGTGTCCTGTGGATCATGGTGGGTGGGATCCGTGATCCGCTTGGTTCCTGGGCGTGCCGCGGGGACGGTCGCGTACTGGTTGTCCGTGGCCGTTCCCGCGGTGCGGCCAGGGGCCGAGCGGGCGCGGATAGCGCCCGCCATGATCCGCAGGACATGCCCTAGTCATCCGATCGCGCGATAGCTCACGCCAGCGGTTTCACCAGCAGCTCGAACGCGAGGTCGTCGCGCAGCGGCAGCCCGAACCGCTCGTCCCCATACGGGAACGGCGTCATCTCGCCCGTGCGCCGATACCCGCGCCGCACATACCAGGCGATCAGGTCCTCGCGGGCGTTGATCACCTTCATTCGCAGCTCGCCCATGCCCCACTCGTCCCGGACGAACCGCTCCGCCTCGGCCAGCGTCGCCCGCCCGATCCCGCCACCCTGCATCCCGGGCACGACGGCGAACATCCCGAAGTAGCCGGACCCGTTCTCGTCGGCGACGTGGCAGCACGCCACCAGAACACCGTCCTCCCAGGCGGTCAGCAGCGCGCTCTTGGGCGCGGTGATCACCTCGGCCACCCCGTCCGGGTCCGTGCGCTGCCCTTCGAGCAGGTCCGCCTCGGTCGTCCAGCCTTCCCGACTCGAATCGCCGCGGTAGGCCGATTCGATGAGCGGGACGAGAACGGGCACGTCAGCGAGGGTCGCTTCGCGGAAAGTGAGCACCTGCGCATTATGCCTACCGCGGTCGGATGACTCCCGCCGCGACGAGGACGCCGTAGCGGTTCATGATCTCCTTGTCCATCGCGGCCTGGGTGAGAGTGCCGGGCGGGTACTGGCGCGCGAGGTCGATGCCGATCTGCACCGCGGCCTGGTCGCCCTTGTCGACGCCGAGGTTCTCCACCATGTCCACTCCGTTCGCGCCCGCGTGCAGCACCCTGCCGTCGATGCCCGCATGGGTGCCCGCGTAGCCGTAGTGGATGTTGGACCAGATGTCGTGCCGGATCTCGCCACCCTCGGGCATCGGCGTGAACACGTTGTCGCCGACGGTCATGCCGAGAATGCGCGACTTGTGATCCCATGGGCCGCCGGTCTTCACCAAGTCGTACCACTCCTTGAGTCCGCGCGCTTTGTCCAGCGGATTGCTCGACTCCAGCAGCCGCCGAATTCTCTCGACCTCGGCGGAGTTCCCGTTCTTGTTCATCTCGTTCAGGATGAACACGCTGATATTGTTGCATTCGGCGAACGGACTCTGATCGCCGGTATTGTTCTGAACCGTCACGCCGGAGTCGAGGTATTCGACAGCGGTCGCCGCGTCACGAATGATCCGGTTGACTATCGCCGCGGTCGCCTGGACGAATCGGCGCCGCGCGAGCACGGGCAGCACCACGATGCCGGTGAGCAGTCCGTAGGCCGGGATGGCGGCCATGATCGTGTGGTTGATCTTGAGCTTGGTGTTCGCGACGATCGTGGCGAACGCCTTGGCGTGGTTGCTCTGCTGATGGCAGCTCAGCCCCACCCTGGCCGCGTCGTTGTTGGCCACCGCCAAGGCTCCGGCGAATCCGACGCCCGCGGCGTCGGTCCAGGCGGCTCGCGTCTCGCGGGTGTCGTAGACCGCGGCGTTGAACGAGTCGCCCGCGCCGCGCCATGTCCTGGCCAGTTCGCGCACGGTGTCCTCATTGGTGTCCGGCCAGCCGGTCTTCGCCTTGACCGCCGACCACAGCCCGAAGGTGTCTGGTGGTTCCGGGACCATGACGCCTACCGCGGGAATTGGTCGGCCGCGATTTTGTCGCCCGCCGAATACGACTGGGCGGACAGTGTCGCCGCGCGACCGAGATCGCCGAATCGGCCGGGCAGCGGATCGGCTACCCGGCGGATCGCGTCGGCGGGCGGGGTGTATTCCACCCGATACCGCGCGCCGAGAACACCGGTGCCGATTCCGGATTCGCCGGTCGCTATCCGCTGCCGAAACGCGGTCCAGTCGATTCCCAGCGCGCGCCCGATCGTCGTGAGGTGTGCGCCGACTCGTTCGATCGTCTCGATGTCCATCTGGATGCGAGGGTGCGGTGCCATGAGACGAGTCTCGGCCCCGCCTGAGGCGACGGGAGCGAGCCGGCCGGTTCCGGCCTACGCCAGGGTCTGCCACCACGGGTCGACCTGCGGCGGGTTGTCCACGTCGATCCGCTCGCCGGGCCGCGGGATCGCGAGGGCGACGTCGCGGGCCTTCGACTCGGCCCAGACCCGCTCGG from Alloactinosynnema sp. L-07 includes:
- a CDS encoding polymorphic toxin type 44 domain-containing protein → MVPEPPDTFGLWSAVKAKTGWPDTNEDTVRELARTWRGAGDSFNAAVYDTRETRAAWTDAAGVGFAGALAVANNDAARVGLSCHQQSNHAKAFATIVANTKLKINHTIMAAIPAYGLLTGIVVLPVLARRRFVQATAAIVNRIIRDAATAVEYLDSGVTVQNNTGDQSPFAECNNISVFILNEMNKNGNSAEVERIRRLLESSNPLDKARGLKEWYDLVKTGGPWDHKSRILGMTVGDNVFTPMPEGGEIRHDIWSNIHYGYAGTHAGIDGRVLHAGANGVDMVENLGVDKGDQAAVQIGIDLARQYPPGTLTQAAMDKEIMNRYGVLVAAGVIRPR
- a CDS encoding cupin domain-containing protein, which gives rise to MAVLTAARATTAVPTEALTAARVTTVAPTPARAATVAPMVVPTAARAVALDPVAATAARTVALTAVPTVERAVGPTAVPMAVRVGEQPLSAGRSPDRPALRRCISAEPGEFASVHWGRAPLLSKAADLAKPFDDLLTLTDVDELLSRRGLRSPFLRVARDGAVLGSWQFTRGGGVGAEIADQVADDKVTRLFDDGSTLVLQALHRLWPPLIDFGGGLGVDLGHPVQINAYITPPSSRGFSAHYDVHDVFVLQLDGRKRWLIHAPVHPDPLRDQPWDRRRAAVEARAAEEPLIDTALEPGDALYLPRGYLHSATALGGVSAHLTVGVHVLTRYAIVEALLKLAGGLPELRATLPLGIDAADPDQLAPHIAEVVAELGRLAPDSGAVARVLRDLVWQGTRPSPVSPLAQVAAARAVAAGTRVKVRPGLRFRLDARDGRVLLDIPGDQLSLPETTAAALAELLSGEPCVVGRIGGLPVADQIVLVRRLLREAILVPMGDVV
- a CDS encoding histidine phosphatase family protein; translated protein: MSTRPLRQPRFIAPPNAADILLIRHGESAAAVPGLRFDLMDGQGDPPLAPEGQEQAERVGARLREEKIDAIYVTTLRRTAQTAAPLAAALGIEPVVEPDLREVHLGEWEGGLFRQKVAAGDPVALRMRAEQRWDVIPGAEPAEAFERRVRAGIERLAAAHPGQRVAVFTHGGVIGAVIAAAAKSAAFAFVGADNGSISQVVVDGSTWYTRRFNDTAHLPDEPGLA
- a CDS encoding GNAT family N-acetyltransferase — protein: MLTFREATLADVPVLVPLIESAYRGDSSREGWTTEADLLEGQRTDPDGVAEVITAPKSALLTAWEDGVLVACCHVADENGSGYFGMFAVVPGMQGGGIGRATLAEAERFVRDEWGMGELRMKVINAREDLIAWYVRRGYRRTGEMTPFPYGDERFGLPLRDDLAFELLVKPLA
- a CDS encoding SRPBCC family protein, which translates into the protein MANRQVSDTRIISAPAAEIFELLVDPDKHPLIDGSGTVKAARSKGPRRLALGDKFGMDMHMGLPYKILNTVVEFEENRLIAWRHFYGHRWRWQLSDLGDGRTEVTETFDWSTARIGFLLELVKFPGKNLKGIRATLDRLEQRFA